The Mesorhizobium koreense genome includes a window with the following:
- a CDS encoding bifunctional DNA primase/polymerase, giving the protein MTGKKPAVRNWNSRPLGQQAIRNFIQKKEIAEANLGVRTGKLLAIDIDADDEDRAYRIEAMVRGALGATPFIRVGQWPRRTLFYRLRWPIGSKHYGEVDILSANKVCVVVGVHPSTGKPYRWPEECLLDHEFQDVPFVDERAVEYLTDWLTEETQNRKTLLAATMMKTAVQSAKAAGHTVVSTAAKGKVPAHIAEADKGERNDALFRELLRRASRLSADNIRARAIELNRGFRKPLPTHEVAGIAESVIKYKSEDRLFVRGEQKVLLPFGKDVIESFKSAPGALYLYAYLRANVSHKDTFTIPQKATAEVLGWGSNRVADAIDVLIRHGLISLIRTGGKTKTRRMLSQYRWCA; this is encoded by the coding sequence TTGACGGGCAAGAAGCCGGCTGTGCGAAACTGGAACAGCCGTCCTCTCGGTCAGCAGGCGATCCGTAACTTCATCCAGAAAAAGGAGATTGCTGAAGCCAATTTAGGTGTACGTACAGGCAAGTTGCTTGCAATCGATATCGACGCCGATGACGAAGATCGTGCCTACAGAATTGAGGCTATGGTACGCGGCGCGCTCGGGGCAACCCCGTTCATCCGCGTCGGCCAGTGGCCCAGAAGAACGCTTTTCTATCGCCTTCGATGGCCCATTGGTTCGAAACACTATGGTGAGGTGGACATCCTGAGCGCCAACAAGGTTTGCGTCGTGGTTGGCGTTCACCCGTCCACGGGCAAACCCTATCGTTGGCCTGAAGAATGTCTGCTGGACCATGAATTTCAGGACGTGCCGTTCGTGGATGAGCGTGCCGTAGAATATTTGACGGATTGGCTGACGGAGGAAACGCAGAACCGAAAAACGCTTCTCGCGGCAACTATGATGAAGACCGCCGTCCAATCGGCGAAAGCTGCTGGGCACACAGTCGTGTCTACAGCGGCCAAGGGGAAAGTGCCGGCCCACATTGCTGAAGCAGATAAAGGAGAGCGAAACGACGCGCTGTTTCGTGAGTTGCTTCGCAGGGCCAGCAGGCTTTCGGCGGACAACATACGTGCTCGCGCGATTGAACTGAATAGGGGGTTCCGTAAACCTCTCCCTACCCATGAGGTCGCGGGAATTGCCGAGAGCGTTATCAAATATAAGTCCGAAGACAGGCTATTCGTTCGCGGTGAACAGAAGGTTCTTCTTCCTTTCGGGAAGGACGTGATCGAATCTTTCAAGTCTGCTCCCGGGGCGCTCTACCTGTACGCATATTTGCGGGCGAACGTTTCCCATAAAGACACCTTTACGATCCCGCAGAAGGCGACCGCTGAAGTGCTTGGCTGGGGATCAAATCGTGTGGCTGACGCAATTGACGTTCTTATCCGGCATGGCCTGATCAGTCTCATCAGAACCGGGGGAAAGACGAAAACAAGGCGTATGCTCAGCCAGTACAGATGGTGTGCATAG
- a CDS encoding helix-turn-helix domain-containing protein gives MLTYIQAYTINDFCRCYGIGRTKTYAEIAAGRLPARKLGKRTLILKSDADRWLTTLPTVAKRSGTHG, from the coding sequence ATGCTGACATATATTCAGGCCTACACAATCAATGATTTTTGCCGGTGCTACGGCATCGGCAGGACCAAGACGTATGCCGAGATTGCTGCTGGGCGGCTCCCTGCCCGCAAGCTCGGCAAACGTACCCTCATCCTGAAATCTGACGCGGACAGGTGGCTGACCACCTTGCCTACGGTGGCCAAGCGCTCGGGTACGCACGGCTAG
- a CDS encoding tyrosine-type recombinase/integrase: MAQLHKLSEVKARSSNLKPGRHSDGGGLYLNVSPSGTKSWLFMWVRQGKRREMGLGAYPAVSLANARTEAGKCREAVAAGGDPIAERNKTAEPTFGECADQFLSSMEGSWRNEKHRAQWRMTLTEYCQPIRSKRVSLIATDDVLSVLNPIWQDKPETASRLRGRIERVLDFAKAKGWRTGENPALWRGHLKNVLPPRQRLSRGHHAAMPFRQLPAFIARLRASEAMAARALEFLILTAARSGEVYHAQWSEFDLEQGIWTIPADRMKAGREHRVPLSDQALSLIQTLKETPVSEYVFPGHRTNCPLSSAAMEMLLRRMKANDYTVHGFRSSFRDWAGDETHFAREIAEAALAHRVGDATEQAYRRTDALAKRRDLMQSWANYGDEKSAKIVPLKSA, encoded by the coding sequence ATGGCGCAACTGCACAAGCTCTCCGAAGTGAAGGCGAGGTCTTCAAACCTGAAGCCGGGCCGACACAGCGACGGCGGCGGCCTCTATTTGAACGTCTCACCATCGGGCACCAAATCTTGGCTGTTCATGTGGGTACGGCAAGGAAAGCGGCGCGAAATGGGGCTGGGTGCCTATCCGGCTGTGTCGCTCGCAAACGCACGGACCGAAGCGGGCAAATGCCGGGAAGCGGTTGCGGCGGGCGGCGATCCTATTGCCGAGCGAAACAAGACGGCCGAACCGACATTCGGTGAATGTGCCGATCAGTTCCTGTCATCGATGGAAGGCTCGTGGCGCAACGAGAAGCACCGGGCGCAGTGGCGCATGACGTTGACGGAGTACTGCCAGCCCATACGCTCGAAACGCGTTTCGCTGATTGCCACCGACGACGTGTTGTCGGTGCTCAACCCCATCTGGCAGGATAAGCCGGAAACCGCCTCCCGCCTCCGTGGCCGCATCGAACGCGTACTGGACTTCGCGAAGGCAAAGGGCTGGCGAACAGGGGAAAACCCCGCGCTTTGGCGTGGCCACCTGAAGAATGTGCTGCCACCCCGGCAGCGTCTATCCCGAGGGCACCATGCGGCCATGCCATTCAGGCAGTTGCCCGCGTTCATAGCCCGGCTTCGTGCCTCGGAGGCCATGGCGGCTCGGGCACTGGAGTTTCTGATCCTGACCGCTGCACGGTCCGGAGAGGTCTACCATGCTCAATGGTCGGAATTCGATCTGGAGCAAGGGATATGGACGATTCCCGCTGATCGGATGAAGGCTGGTCGGGAACATCGCGTTCCGCTCTCTGATCAGGCTCTTTCCCTAATACAAACGCTCAAGGAAACGCCCGTCTCGGAATACGTATTTCCGGGCCACCGGACAAATTGTCCGCTGTCGTCGGCGGCCATGGAAATGCTTTTGCGTCGGATGAAGGCGAACGACTACACCGTTCACGGCTTCCGGTCATCGTTCCGGGATTGGGCGGGCGATGAAACGCACTTCGCTCGTGAGATCGCTGAAGCGGCTCTCGCCCATCGTGTGGGGGATGCTACGGAACAGGCCTATCGGCGGACCGATGCGCTTGCGAAGCGCCGCGATCTCATGCAGTCATGGGCGAATTATGGCGATGAAAAGAGCGCGAAAATTGTCCCGCTGAAGAGTGCCTGA
- a CDS encoding VOC family protein, translating into MIEGIKGLHHVTSLSSDAVRNNAFFTDTLGLRRVKKTVNFDAPEVYHLYYGDEAGTPGSVMTYFPFPGIARGRPGTGEVGATAFSVPAGALEFWKKRLSGMGVDGLKEDESFGEKRLHFSGPDGDGFVLVEAGNDKRAPWTGEIDADHAIRGFHSASLRLRDDGATAELLRYMGYQQIDAKDGVTRFGIEGGNGADFVDVETMPNIAMADQGAGSVHHVAFAVKDRAKQLEVRQALTDTGYRVTPVIDRDYFWSIYFRTPGGVLFEVATNEPGFDRDEDRAHLGEALKLPTQHEHLRAFLEKHLQPITD; encoded by the coding sequence ATGATCGAAGGGATCAAGGGGCTCCACCACGTCACATCGCTTTCAAGCGACGCGGTGCGCAACAATGCCTTCTTTACCGACACACTTGGGCTCCGCAGGGTGAAGAAGACCGTCAATTTCGACGCGCCGGAAGTCTATCATCTCTATTACGGCGACGAGGCCGGAACGCCGGGTTCCGTCATGACCTATTTCCCCTTTCCCGGCATCGCTCGCGGCCGGCCCGGCACCGGCGAGGTCGGCGCCACGGCCTTCTCGGTGCCGGCCGGCGCGTTGGAATTCTGGAAAAAGCGGCTCTCCGGGATGGGCGTCGACGGGTTGAAGGAAGACGAGAGCTTCGGCGAAAAGCGTCTGCACTTCAGCGGCCCCGACGGCGATGGCTTCGTGCTGGTCGAGGCCGGTAATGACAAGCGCGCGCCATGGACGGGCGAGATCGACGCCGACCATGCGATCCGCGGCTTCCATTCGGCTTCGCTCAGGTTGCGCGACGACGGCGCCACGGCCGAGCTTCTGCGCTATATGGGCTATCAGCAGATTGACGCGAAGGACGGCGTCACGCGCTTCGGCATCGAAGGCGGCAATGGCGCCGATTTCGTCGATGTCGAGACTATGCCCAATATCGCCATGGCCGACCAGGGCGCGGGCTCGGTCCACCATGTCGCGTTCGCCGTCAAGGATCGCGCCAAGCAGCTTGAGGTCCGTCAGGCTTTGACCGACACCGGCTACCGGGTGACGCCTGTTATTGATCGCGACTATTTCTGGTCGATCTACTTCCGCACGCCGGGCGGGGTACTCTTCGAGGTGGCGACGAACGAGCCCGGCTTCGACCGCGACGAGGACAGGGCGCATCTCGGCGAGGCGCTGAAGCTGCCGACGCAGCACGAGCACTTGCGCGCATTCCTCGAGAAGCACCTGCAGCCGATCACGGATTGA
- a CDS encoding alpha/beta hydrolase encodes MTTDIYTYDERKGAPGGVLFLTFHGTGGDEHQFTGLAAQLMPDATIISPRGDVSEYGAARFFRRTGEGVYDMADLALRTEKMKRFVSGLKAEHSPSRVIGLGYSNGANILASVLFEAADLFDDAVLMHPLIPFEPPENPGLAGTRVLITAGRNDPICPPPLTERLGDYFRRQGAELRLQWHGGGHGIEPGEIATIRDFLARNRAPAG; translated from the coding sequence ATGACCACCGATATCTATACCTACGACGAAAGGAAGGGCGCCCCGGGCGGCGTGCTTTTCCTGACCTTCCACGGCACCGGCGGCGACGAGCACCAGTTCACCGGACTTGCCGCGCAATTGATGCCCGATGCGACGATCATTTCGCCGCGCGGCGATGTCTCCGAATATGGCGCGGCGCGCTTCTTCCGACGCACCGGCGAGGGCGTCTATGACATGGCCGATCTGGCGCTTCGCACCGAGAAGATGAAGCGTTTCGTGTCGGGCCTGAAGGCGGAGCATTCGCCGTCGCGCGTCATCGGGCTTGGCTATTCCAACGGCGCCAACATCCTAGCTTCGGTGCTGTTCGAGGCGGCGGATCTGTTCGACGATGCGGTGCTGATGCACCCGCTCATCCCGTTCGAACCGCCGGAGAATCCCGGCCTCGCGGGCACACGCGTGCTCATCACCGCCGGCCGCAACGATCCGATCTGCCCACCGCCGCTGACGGAGAGGCTCGGCGATTATTTTCGTCGCCAGGGCGCGGAACTACGGCTCCAATGGCACGGTGGCGGTCACGGGATCGAACCAGGCGAGATCGCGACGATCCGCGATTTTCTCGCACGGAACCGGGCGCCGGCCGGCTGA
- a CDS encoding YidH family protein, with translation MAEEHEAKQIEMIRRMVAFAEKQTSYSLQRSEMSEVRSYQNAERTLSVWIRTALALMICGLAIDRFGLMVGESTGPTRGLPLDRISSWTSIGLVLFGVIMVITTGLRFLAYARVWRRRHELPAYHGPYLASFFALMVALFGLVLLAIMMTADA, from the coding sequence ATGGCTGAAGAACACGAAGCGAAGCAGATCGAGATGATACGGCGGATGGTGGCGTTCGCCGAAAAGCAGACGAGCTATTCGCTGCAGCGCTCGGAGATGTCGGAGGTGCGCTCTTACCAGAATGCCGAGCGTACCCTGTCGGTCTGGATACGCACGGCGCTGGCGCTGATGATCTGCGGCCTCGCCATCGACCGCTTCGGATTGATGGTCGGCGAGAGTACCGGCCCGACACGCGGCCTGCCGCTCGACCGGATATCGTCGTGGACGAGCATCGGGCTGGTGCTGTTCGGCGTGATCATGGTGATCACGACCGGGCTGCGTTTCCTGGCCTACGCCCGGGTGTGGCGGCGGCGACATGAGCTTCCGGCCTATCACGGGCCGTATCTGGCGTCGTTCTTCGCCCTGATGGTGGCGCTGTTCGGGCTGGTGTTGCTCGCGATCATGATGACGGCCGACGCCTGA
- the proC gene encoding pyrroline-5-carboxylate reductase produces the protein MHKKLVLVGCGNMGFAMLSGWLKTGTLKSGDVVVVEPGEVLRRRVADLNVEAVADASDLPDGLAPDLVLFAVKPQVIRAVAPAYRRFATSGATFVSIAAGTRIALFEELLGDGIAMMRCMPNTPASIGKGMMVLVSNGKITPAMDGFVEALMSTSGRVARIDSEDLMDAVTAVSGSGPAYIFHFIECLSAAAEKAGLPPETAKLLAMQTVYGAASLAAESGEEPGRLREQVTSPNGTTAAALAVLMGGNHLRDLVAEAVEAAKRRSTELAR, from the coding sequence GTGCACAAGAAGCTGGTCCTGGTCGGTTGCGGCAATATGGGCTTCGCGATGCTTTCGGGATGGCTGAAGACCGGCACACTCAAGTCGGGCGACGTCGTTGTCGTGGAACCGGGGGAGGTGCTGCGCCGCCGGGTAGCCGATCTGAATGTCGAGGCCGTCGCCGACGCATCCGATCTGCCTGACGGGCTTGCGCCGGACCTCGTCCTGTTCGCAGTGAAGCCGCAGGTGATCCGCGCAGTCGCGCCCGCCTATCGCCGTTTCGCCACTTCAGGCGCGACCTTTGTCTCGATCGCCGCCGGCACGCGTATTGCGCTTTTCGAAGAGCTTCTGGGCGACGGTATCGCCATGATGCGCTGCATGCCCAACACACCGGCCTCCATCGGCAAGGGCATGATGGTGCTGGTGTCGAACGGCAAGATCACGCCCGCCATGGATGGCTTCGTCGAAGCTCTCATGTCGACCAGCGGCCGCGTCGCCCGCATCGATTCGGAAGATCTGATGGACGCGGTCACGGCCGTTTCCGGGTCCGGTCCGGCCTATATCTTCCATTTCATCGAATGCCTTTCCGCCGCGGCCGAGAAGGCCGGCCTGCCGCCCGAAACGGCGAAGCTGCTCGCCATGCAGACCGTCTATGGGGCGGCCTCGCTGGCTGCGGAGAGCGGTGAGGAGCCGGGCCGGCTGCGCGAACAGGTCACCAGCCCGAACGGCACCACCGCCGCCGCACTCGCCGTGCTGATGGGCGGAAACCACCTCCGCGATCTTGTGGCAGAAGCGGTGGAGGCGGCAAAAAGGCGATCGACTGAACTGGCCAGATAG
- a CDS encoding ABC transporter substrate-binding protein, producing MKRRIDSRLVFWGALAAATALAATAAFADETTGITDKTIKIGNIMPYSGPASAYSQIAKADAAYMKMLNDNGGVCGRQIDFISYDDGYSPPKTVEQARKLVESDQVALIFNSLGTGTNTAIQKYMNAKKTPQLFVATGASKFGDPKHFPWTMGWQPDYVSEGKIYARFLLKNMPDAKVGVLYQNDDYGKDYLAGLKQGLGDKASMIVAEQPYETSDPTVDSQMVNLKGSGADVFFNVATPKFAAQAIKKAAELGWKPTQLLNSVSNSVGAVLKPAGLEASKGVISALYLKDSQDPQWKDDEGMKKWNAFMDKYYPDGDKNSSFTLYGYSVSQTLEKVLKGACDDLTHSGIMKSAANLKNVDLDLTPPGIQVNTSATDFYPLQDMQLIKFDGERWQPFGEVVSGADTQ from the coding sequence ATGAAAAGACGGATAGATTCCAGACTGGTATTTTGGGGCGCATTGGCAGCCGCCACTGCGCTTGCGGCAACAGCCGCCTTTGCCGACGAAACCACCGGCATCACCGACAAGACCATCAAGATCGGCAACATCATGCCCTATAGCGGGCCGGCCTCGGCCTATTCGCAGATCGCCAAGGCCGACGCCGCCTATATGAAGATGCTGAACGACAATGGCGGCGTGTGCGGTCGTCAGATCGATTTCATCAGCTATGACGACGGCTACAGCCCGCCGAAAACCGTCGAGCAGGCCCGCAAGCTGGTGGAGAGCGATCAGGTCGCGTTGATCTTCAACAGCCTCGGCACCGGCACCAACACGGCCATCCAGAAATACATGAATGCGAAGAAGACGCCGCAGCTCTTCGTTGCCACCGGCGCTTCAAAATTCGGCGACCCTAAGCATTTCCCCTGGACCATGGGCTGGCAGCCCGACTACGTGTCCGAGGGCAAGATCTACGCCCGCTTCCTCCTGAAGAACATGCCCGACGCCAAGGTCGGCGTGCTCTACCAGAACGACGATTACGGCAAGGACTATCTTGCCGGCCTCAAGCAGGGGCTTGGCGACAAGGCCTCGATGATCGTCGCCGAGCAACCCTATGAGACTTCCGATCCGACGGTCGATTCGCAGATGGTGAACCTCAAGGGATCGGGCGCCGATGTCTTCTTCAACGTGGCGACACCGAAATTCGCCGCCCAGGCCATCAAGAAAGCGGCCGAACTCGGCTGGAAGCCGACGCAATTGCTGAACAGCGTCTCCAATTCCGTCGGCGCAGTGCTGAAGCCGGCCGGTCTCGAAGCCTCGAAGGGCGTGATCAGCGCCCTATACCTGAAGGATTCGCAGGATCCGCAATGGAAGGACGACGAAGGCATGAAGAAGTGGAATGCCTTCATGGACAAATACTATCCAGACGGTGACAAGAATTCGAGCTTCACGCTCTATGGCTACAGTGTCAGCCAGACGCTGGAGAAGGTGCTGAAGGGCGCCTGCGACGACCTCACCCATTCCGGCATCATGAAGTCCGCCGCAAACCTGAAGAATGTCGATCTCGACCTGACGCCTCCCGGCATCCAGGTGAACACGAGCGCCACCGACTTCTATCCGCTGCAGGACATGCAGTTGATCAAGTTCGACGGCGAACGCTGGCAGCCTTTCGGCGAGGTCGTATCGGGCGCCGACACGCAGTAA
- a CDS encoding branched-chain amino acid ABC transporter permease, giving the protein MSVREEGSAIAAAARPVSRFRARNWVGIVIVVVLAALPLFLANFTIFQLTMMLIYAIAILGLNLLTGINGQFSLGHGAFYAIGAYTAAILMEDAGLAYGWTLPVAGIICFVSGFLFGLPALRLEGIYLALATFGLAVAMPQFLKLSVIEPWTGGVQGIVITKPDAPFGLPLSQDQWLYYFTLVIGLLLYWFAVNLVSSRSGRALMAIRDNPLAARAMGVNSALYKSLAFGISAAFTGIAGALGAIVVQFVAPDSFTFFLSVALFVGLVVGGVGWLPGALVGGAFVVFVPNLAEHFNKALAGAVYGVILILLIYLMPTGAGGLVRKVADFIGRRMKSRPDR; this is encoded by the coding sequence ATGAGCGTCCGCGAAGAAGGCTCCGCGATTGCCGCTGCCGCGAGACCCGTCTCCCGTTTTAGGGCGCGCAATTGGGTGGGGATCGTCATCGTGGTGGTGCTGGCGGCGCTGCCGCTCTTTCTCGCCAATTTCACCATCTTCCAGCTCACCATGATGCTGATCTATGCGATCGCTATCCTCGGCCTGAACCTGCTCACTGGCATCAACGGCCAGTTCTCGCTCGGCCATGGCGCCTTCTATGCGATCGGCGCCTACACCGCTGCGATCCTGATGGAGGATGCCGGACTGGCCTATGGCTGGACGCTGCCCGTGGCCGGGATCATCTGCTTCGTATCCGGCTTCCTCTTCGGACTGCCGGCGCTCCGGCTCGAAGGAATCTATCTGGCGCTCGCCACTTTCGGGCTTGCGGTCGCCATGCCGCAATTCCTCAAGCTCTCCGTGATCGAGCCGTGGACCGGCGGTGTGCAGGGCATCGTCATCACGAAACCCGATGCCCCTTTCGGCTTGCCGCTCAGCCAGGATCAGTGGCTTTATTATTTCACGCTCGTCATAGGGCTGCTGCTCTACTGGTTCGCGGTCAATCTCGTCTCCAGCCGTTCCGGTCGGGCGCTGATGGCGATCCGCGACAACCCGCTCGCGGCGCGCGCGATGGGCGTCAACAGCGCCCTTTACAAGTCGCTCGCCTTCGGGATCAGCGCTGCCTTCACCGGCATCGCCGGCGCTCTCGGCGCCATCGTCGTGCAGTTCGTGGCTCCTGACAGCTTTACCTTCTTCCTGTCCGTTGCGCTGTTCGTCGGCCTTGTCGTCGGCGGCGTCGGCTGGCTGCCGGGCGCGCTGGTCGGCGGCGCGTTCGTCGTCTTCGTCCCGAACCTCGCCGAGCACTTCAACAAGGCGCTCGCCGGCGCGGTTTACGGGGTGATCCTCATCCTGCTCATCTACCTGATGCCGACAGGCGCGGGTGGTCTCGTCCGCAAGGTCGCGGACTTTATCGGACGGCGAATGAAATCGCGTCCGGATCGCTGA
- a CDS encoding branched-chain amino acid ABC transporter permease — MEILIQQIVSGIATGAIYACMALAIVMIYQAIHHLNFAQGEMAMFSTFVAWQLLTWGMPYWLAFVLTVALSFAGGIIVERLVFKPIENAPVLSHVVVFIALFAIFNSLAGFIWNFEIKPFPSPFGSGALFGGLMSPHQAGMIAVTLVVLVLLYIFFRFTRIGLAMRAAAANPESARLVGVRVSWMTALGWGMASAIGAVAGMMIAPVVFLEPNMMVSILLYGFAGAVLGGLTSPVGAVIGGLAVGVIENLAGTYIPVVGPELKLPVALFVIVAVLVVRPSGLLGRKIVQRV, encoded by the coding sequence ATGGAAATCCTCATCCAGCAGATCGTGTCGGGGATCGCGACGGGCGCGATCTATGCCTGCATGGCGCTGGCGATCGTCATGATCTACCAGGCCATCCACCATCTGAATTTCGCGCAGGGTGAGATGGCGATGTTCTCCACCTTCGTCGCCTGGCAGCTTCTCACCTGGGGTATGCCCTACTGGCTGGCCTTCGTGCTGACGGTTGCGCTTTCCTTCGCCGGCGGCATCATCGTGGAAAGGCTTGTCTTCAAGCCAATCGAGAACGCGCCGGTCCTCAGCCACGTCGTCGTTTTCATAGCGCTTTTCGCTATTTTCAACAGCCTCGCGGGCTTCATCTGGAATTTCGAGATCAAGCCGTTCCCGAGCCCCTTCGGCTCCGGCGCGCTCTTCGGTGGTCTCATGAGCCCGCACCAGGCCGGGATGATCGCCGTCACGCTGGTCGTGCTGGTGCTTCTCTACATCTTCTTCCGCTTCACACGGATCGGGCTTGCCATGCGCGCCGCCGCCGCCAATCCGGAATCGGCGCGCCTCGTCGGTGTCCGCGTAAGCTGGATGACGGCCCTCGGCTGGGGCATGGCGTCGGCGATCGGTGCGGTTGCCGGTATGATGATCGCGCCGGTCGTCTTCCTCGAGCCGAACATGATGGTCAGCATACTGCTCTATGGCTTCGCCGGCGCCGTGCTCGGCGGCCTCACCAGTCCAGTCGGCGCCGTCATCGGCGGCCTTGCCGTCGGCGTCATCGAGAACCTCGCCGGCACATACATACCGGTCGTTGGGCCGGAGTTGAAACTGCCCGTCGCGCTTTTCGTCATCGTCGCGGTGCTCGTCGTCCGTCCCTCCGGCCTGCTCGGCCGCAAGATCGTGCAGAGGGTCTGA
- a CDS encoding ABC transporter ATP-binding protein, which produces MKPLLSVRGLEASYGDLKVLRGLDFAIAEGSVTALLGANGAGKTTTLRALCGTIARSGEIEFDGRPISRARTEDIVRLGIAHVPEGRGTFFNLTVEENLELGAMSRPAGREVADDIERIYGYFPRLKERRRQQAGTLSGGEQQMLAIGRALMLRPRLMLLDEPSFGLAPLIVEEVFRILAHVRDMMKVSMLLVEQNASFALALADHAYLLETGEIAIAGPAEEIRNDESIRNAYLGY; this is translated from the coding sequence GTGAAACCGCTGCTTTCCGTGCGCGGCCTCGAGGCCTCCTACGGCGACCTGAAGGTGCTGCGCGGGTTGGATTTTGCGATTGCCGAAGGCAGCGTCACGGCGCTTCTCGGCGCCAACGGCGCCGGCAAGACGACGACGTTGAGGGCGCTTTGCGGCACGATCGCCCGCTCCGGCGAGATCGAGTTCGACGGTCGGCCGATCTCCCGCGCCAGGACCGAGGACATCGTGCGCCTCGGCATCGCGCATGTGCCGGAAGGGCGCGGCACCTTCTTCAACCTCACGGTGGAGGAAAACCTTGAGCTTGGCGCGATGTCGCGGCCGGCGGGCCGGGAGGTGGCGGACGACATCGAACGCATCTACGGCTATTTCCCGCGCCTGAAGGAGCGACGCCGGCAGCAGGCGGGGACGCTTTCGGGCGGCGAGCAGCAGATGCTGGCGATCGGCAGGGCGCTGATGCTCCGTCCCAGGCTGATGCTGCTCGACGAACCCTCCTTTGGCCTCGCGCCGCTGATCGTGGAGGAGGTCTTCCGTATACTGGCGCATGTCAGGGACATGATGAAGGTGAGTATGCTGCTCGTCGAACAGAACGCCAGTTTCGCGCTGGCGCTCGCCGACCATGCCTATCTGCTGGAAACGGGCGAGATCGCCATCGCCGGGCCGGCCGAAGAGATCAGGAACGACGAATCCATCCGCAACGCCTATCTGGGATACTGA
- a CDS encoding ABC transporter ATP-binding protein — MPQQESAPTPLLAIRDVSVAFGGIRALDGISFGLERGRILGLIGPNGAGKTTLFNCLSRLYTPTAGDILFEGKSILKRAANRMAEIGIGRTFQNLASFSRLSVRDNIRVGAHCQARTDMLSDGLRLPTMRRAEERINGIVDELIAYLELGSVADLPMAGLPLGTLKRAEMARALAVGPKLLLLDEPAGGLNHDEIGELGRLIRRIRDERAVTVLLVEHHMNLVMGISDKVVVLNFGRKICEGDPARVQADAEVIRAYLGDGKS; from the coding sequence GTGCCGCAGCAGGAATCTGCCCCGACCCCGCTTCTCGCGATCCGCGACGTTTCGGTGGCATTCGGCGGCATCAGGGCGCTGGATGGCATAAGCTTCGGTCTTGAGCGCGGCCGAATCCTCGGCCTGATCGGGCCGAACGGAGCAGGCAAGACGACGCTCTTCAACTGTTTGAGCCGGCTTTATACGCCGACCGCCGGCGACATCCTTTTCGAGGGGAAGAGCATCCTCAAGAGAGCCGCCAACCGCATGGCGGAAATCGGCATCGGCCGGACCTTCCAGAACCTCGCTTCCTTCTCACGGCTCTCCGTGCGCGACAATATCCGTGTCGGTGCGCATTGCCAGGCGAGAACCGACATGCTGAGCGACGGGCTCAGGCTGCCCACCATGCGCCGCGCCGAAGAGCGGATAAATGGTATCGTCGATGAACTGATCGCCTATCTCGAACTGGGCTCGGTCGCTGACCTGCCGATGGCCGGTCTGCCCTTGGGCACGCTGAAACGGGCGGAGATGGCGCGCGCTCTCGCCGTCGGCCCGAAACTTCTCCTCCTGGACGAGCCGGCCGGCGGCCTGAACCATGACGAGATCGGCGAACTCGGCCGGTTGATCCGCCGCATACGTGACGAGCGCGCCGTCACCGTGCTGCTCGTGGAACACCACATGAATTTGGTGATGGGTATTTCAGACAAGGTCGTCGTGCTCAATTTCGGCCGCAAGATCTGTGAGGGTGATCCGGCCAGGGTGCAAGCGGACGCGGAAGTGATCCGCGCCTATCTCGGAGACGGGAAATCGTGA